The following proteins are encoded in a genomic region of Kosakonia oryzae:
- the hpf gene encoding ribosome hibernation promoting factor, producing MQLNITGQNVEITDALREFVNNKFAKLEQYFERINQVYIVLKVEKVIHTSDATLHVNGGELHASAEGQDMYAAIDGLIDKLSRQLTKHKDKLKQH from the coding sequence ATGCAGCTTAACATCACAGGACAAAACGTCGAGATCACTGATGCTTTACGTGAATTTGTGAACAACAAATTTGCCAAGCTTGAGCAGTATTTCGAAAGGATTAATCAGGTCTATATTGTGTTGAAAGTGGAGAAAGTGATCCATACCTCGGATGCAACCTTGCATGTCAATGGAGGCGAGTTGCATGCCAGCGCGGAAGGACAGGATATGTACGCTGCCATCGATGGTTTGATTGATAAACTGTCGCGACAGCTAACGAAACATAAAGATAAACTGAAACAACACTAA
- the rpoN gene encoding RNA polymerase factor sigma-54: MKQGLQLRLSQQLAMTPQLQQAIRLLQLSTLELQQELQQALESNPLLEQADLHEEVDSQQTQENEGLDTVDALEQKEMPEELPLDASWDEIYTAGTPSGSSHDYIDDELPIYQGETTQSLQDYLMWQVELTPFSDTDRAIATSIVDAVDETGYLTVSLEDVLESMGDEEIGLDEVEAVLKRVQRFDPVGVAARDLRDCLLIQLSQFAKDTPWCEEARLIISDHLDLLANHDFRSLMRVTRLKEDVLKEAVNLIQSLDPRPGQSIQTGEPEYVIPDVLVRKHNGRWTVELNSDSIPRLQINQHYASMGGGARNDADTQFIRSNLQEAKWLIKSLESRNDTLLRVSRCIVEQQQAFFEQGEEFMKPMVLADIAQAVEMHESTISRVTTQKYLHSPRGIFELKYFFSSHVNTEGGGEASSTAIRALVKKLIAAENPAKPLSDSKLTTLLSDQGIMVARRTVAKYRESLSIPPSNQRKQLV; encoded by the coding sequence ATGAAGCAAGGTTTGCAATTAAGGCTTAGCCAACAGCTAGCTATGACGCCGCAACTGCAACAGGCTATCCGTCTGTTGCAGCTGTCTACGTTAGAACTTCAGCAGGAACTTCAGCAAGCGCTGGAGAGTAACCCATTGCTGGAACAAGCCGATCTTCATGAAGAAGTGGATAGCCAACAAACCCAGGAAAATGAAGGCCTGGATACCGTAGACGCGCTCGAACAGAAAGAGATGCCTGAAGAGCTGCCGCTGGACGCCAGTTGGGATGAGATTTATACCGCCGGAACGCCTTCCGGCAGCAGCCACGATTATATCGATGACGAACTGCCGATTTATCAGGGGGAAACGACACAATCTCTTCAAGATTACCTGATGTGGCAGGTGGAGTTAACGCCGTTTTCCGATACCGACCGCGCAATCGCAACCTCTATTGTCGATGCTGTCGATGAGACCGGCTATCTTACTGTGTCGCTTGAGGATGTGCTGGAAAGCATGGGTGATGAAGAGATCGGTCTCGATGAAGTTGAAGCGGTGTTAAAGCGCGTTCAGCGTTTCGATCCGGTTGGCGTCGCTGCGCGCGATCTGCGCGATTGCCTGTTGATCCAACTTTCTCAGTTTGCGAAAGATACGCCCTGGTGCGAAGAGGCTCGCCTGATCATCAGCGATCACCTCGATCTGCTCGCTAACCACGATTTCCGCTCTCTTATGCGCGTCACGCGTCTTAAAGAAGACGTGCTGAAAGAAGCGGTCAATCTGATCCAGTCGCTGGATCCGCGCCCCGGCCAGTCGATTCAGACCGGCGAACCAGAATATGTCATCCCGGATGTGCTGGTGCGTAAGCATAACGGGCGCTGGACGGTAGAACTGAACTCCGACAGCATTCCGCGTCTGCAAATCAACCAGCACTACGCTTCAATGGGCGGCGGCGCACGCAATGACGCCGACACCCAGTTTATCCGCAGTAATTTGCAGGAAGCGAAGTGGCTGATCAAAAGCCTTGAAAGCCGTAACGACACGCTATTGCGCGTCAGCCGCTGCATCGTCGAGCAGCAGCAGGCATTCTTTGAACAGGGCGAAGAGTTTATGAAACCGATGGTGTTGGCGGATATCGCCCAGGCCGTCGAAATGCACGAGTCCACGATTTCCCGTGTGACAACGCAGAAGTACCTGCACAGTCCTCGCGGCATTTTTGAATTGAAGTATTTCTTCTCCAGCCATGTGAATACGGAAGGCGGCGGCGAAGCCTCGTCGACAGCCATTCGCGCGCTGGTTAAGAAATTAATCGCCGCAGAAAACCCTGCAAAACCACTGAGCGACAGTAAGCTGACAACGCTGCTTTCCGATCAAGGAATTATGGTAGCGCGGCGTACCGTTGCGAAGTATCGAGAGTCTTTATCCATTCCGCCGTCTAACCAGCGTAAACAGCTGGTGTGA
- the lptB gene encoding LPS export ABC transporter ATP-binding protein, which translates to MATLTAKNLAKAYKGRRVVEDVSLTVNSGEIVGLLGPNGAGKTTTFYMVVGIVPRDAGNIIIDDDDISLLPLHARARRGIGYLPQEASIFRRLSVYDNLMAVLQIRDDLTSEQREDRANELMEEFHIEHLRDNMGQSLSGGERRRVEIARALAANPKFILLDEPFAGVDPISVIDIKRIIEHLRDSGLGVLITDHNVRETLAVCERAYIVSQGHLIAHGTPQQILEDEHVKRVYLGEDFRL; encoded by the coding sequence ATGGCAACATTAACTGCAAAGAATCTCGCGAAGGCCTATAAGGGCCGCCGCGTGGTTGAAGACGTCAGCCTGACCGTTAATTCTGGCGAAATTGTTGGGCTGCTTGGCCCTAACGGCGCAGGGAAAACGACCACCTTCTATATGGTGGTCGGGATTGTTCCGCGTGACGCGGGCAATATCATTATTGATGATGACGATATCAGCTTGCTGCCGCTGCATGCGCGCGCGCGTCGCGGCATCGGTTATTTACCGCAGGAAGCGTCTATTTTTCGTCGTCTGAGCGTGTATGACAACCTGATGGCAGTGCTTCAGATCCGTGACGATCTGACGTCCGAACAGCGCGAGGATCGCGCTAATGAATTGATGGAAGAGTTCCATATTGAGCATCTGCGCGACAATATGGGACAGTCCCTTTCGGGTGGTGAACGTCGCCGCGTTGAAATTGCGCGCGCACTGGCGGCAAATCCTAAATTTATCTTGCTGGATGAACCCTTTGCGGGCGTCGATCCCATCTCGGTTATCGACATCAAACGCATCATTGAACACTTACGTGACAGTGGGTTAGGTGTGTTAATTACTGACCACAATGTTCGCGAAACGCTGGCGGTGTGTGAACGTGCTTATATCGTCAGCCAGGGGCATTTAATTGCTCATGGTACACCGCAGCAAATCCTTGAAGACGAACACGTTAAGCGCGTATATCTTGGGGAAGACTTCAGACTCTGA
- the lptA gene encoding lipopolysaccharide ABC transporter substrate-binding protein LptA, with product MKFKTNKLSLNLVLASTLFAAALPAFAVTGDTEQPIHIDSDQQSLDMQGNIVTFTGNVVVTQGTIKINADKVVVTRPGGQQGKEIIDGYGNPATFYQMQDNGKPVKGHASQMHYELEKDFVVLTGKAYLEQLDSNITGDKITYLVKEQKMQAFSDKGKRVTTVLVPSQLQDKGNTPTPAPKKSN from the coding sequence ATGAAATTCAAAACAAACAAACTCAGCCTTAACCTGGTTCTCGCCAGTACGCTTTTTGCCGCTGCACTTCCGGCTTTTGCCGTGACCGGTGATACCGAACAGCCGATCCATATCGACTCCGATCAGCAGTCGCTGGATATGCAGGGCAATATTGTCACCTTCACCGGTAATGTCGTGGTGACGCAGGGGACCATTAAAATCAACGCCGATAAAGTGGTAGTAACGCGCCCGGGCGGCCAGCAAGGCAAAGAGATCATTGATGGTTATGGCAACCCAGCCACGTTTTATCAGATGCAGGACAACGGCAAACCGGTGAAAGGCCACGCTTCACAGATGCACTATGAGCTGGAAAAAGATTTTGTCGTGCTGACCGGTAAAGCCTATCTCGAGCAGTTGGACAGCAACATCACTGGCGACAAGATCACCTACCTGGTGAAAGAGCAGAAAATGCAGGCGTTCAGCGACAAAGGTAAACGCGTCACCACCGTATTGGTGCCGTCGCAGTTGCAGGACAAGGGCAACACCCCAACCCCGGCTCCTAAGAAGAGTAACTAA
- the lptC gene encoding LPS export ABC transporter periplasmic protein LptC translates to MSKTRRWVIILLALVALVLIGINLTSQDEPEQTTTDDKAPTYTSKHTDTVVYSPEGALNYRLIAQNVEYYSVDGVSWYAQPVLTTFDQNKIPTWSIKSDKAKLTSDRMLYLYGHVEVNALTADAQLRKITTDNAQINLVTQDVTSDDQVTLYGTTFNSTGLKMRGNLRSKNAELIEKVRSSYEIQNKQTQP, encoded by the coding sequence ATGAGTAAAACCAGACGTTGGGTCATTATTCTACTGGCGCTGGTCGCTTTGGTACTGATTGGTATTAACCTGACCTCTCAGGATGAACCTGAACAAACCACAACTGACGACAAAGCGCCAACCTACACCAGCAAACACACCGACACGGTGGTTTATAGCCCGGAAGGTGCGCTCAACTACCGCTTGATCGCGCAAAACGTCGAATACTACTCCGTCGATGGCGTGAGCTGGTACGCGCAACCGGTGCTGACCACCTTTGACCAGAATAAAATACCTACCTGGTCGATTAAGTCAGATAAAGCGAAATTAACAAGCGACAGAATGCTTTACCTTTACGGACATGTTGAGGTCAACGCATTGACAGCAGATGCACAGCTACGAAAAATCACCACGGATAACGCCCAGATCAATCTGGTAACGCAGGATGTTACTTCCGATGATCAGGTAACATTGTACGGAACAACATTTAATTCCACCGGCCTGAAAATGCGCGGCAACTTACGCAGCAAAAACGCCGAGCTGATTGAAAAGGTTAGAAGCTCCTATGAAATTCAAAACAAACAAACTCAGCCTTAA
- the kdsC gene encoding 3-deoxy-manno-octulosonate-8-phosphatase KdsC, protein MSNAGASLPTCYGPVSAQVMSKAEKIRLLILDVDGVLSDGLIYMGNNGEELKAFNVRDGYGIRCALTSGIEIAIITGRKAKLVEDRCETLKIKHLYQGQSDKLLAYRELLTRLALTPEQVAYVGDDLIDWPVMAEIGLSIAVADAHPLLLPRADYVTRINGGRGAVREVCDLLLLAQGKLDEAKGQSI, encoded by the coding sequence ATGAGTAATGCTGGCGCGTCGCTTCCAACCTGTTATGGGCCGGTTAGCGCGCAAGTCATGAGCAAAGCGGAAAAAATTCGCCTGCTGATCCTCGATGTGGACGGCGTGCTATCCGATGGCCTCATCTATATGGGCAATAATGGGGAAGAGCTAAAAGCGTTTAATGTTCGCGACGGCTATGGGATCCGCTGTGCGTTAACTTCCGGCATTGAGATCGCCATTATTACCGGTCGAAAAGCTAAACTGGTAGAAGATCGTTGTGAAACCCTGAAGATTAAACACCTGTATCAGGGACAGTCGGATAAACTGCTGGCCTACCGTGAATTACTGACCAGGCTGGCGCTCACGCCGGAACAGGTTGCCTATGTGGGTGACGATTTAATTGACTGGCCGGTGATGGCCGAAATAGGTCTAAGCATTGCCGTCGCCGATGCGCACCCTTTGCTGCTTCCGCGTGCTGATTATGTCACGCGCATCAATGGAGGTCGCGGCGCAGTCCGTGAAGTGTGTGATTTGTTGCTGCTGGCGCAGGGCAAGCTGGATGAGGCCAAAGGGCAATCGATATGA
- the kdsD gene encoding arabinose-5-phosphate isomerase KdsD: MSQIDLQPGFDFQQAGKDVLEIEREGLAQLDQYINSDFAQACEKMFYCAGKVVVMGMGKSGHIGRKMAATFASTGTPSFFVHPGEAAHGDLGMVSPQDVVIALSNSGESNEILALIPVLKRLKVSLICMTSRPESSMARAADIHLCVKVPKEACPLGLAPTSSTTAALVMGDALAVALLKARGFTAEDFALSHPGGALGRKLLLRVNDIMHTGDEIPHVSKAASLRDALLEITRKNLGMTVICDDLMKIEGIFTDGDLRRVFDMGGDVRNMGIADVMTPGGIRVRPNTLAVDALNLMQSRHITSVMVADGDQLLGVLHMHDLLRAGVV, from the coding sequence ATGTCGCAAATAGATTTGCAGCCGGGTTTTGACTTTCAACAAGCAGGCAAAGATGTCCTCGAGATTGAACGTGAAGGCCTCGCACAGCTTGATCAATATATCAACAGTGACTTCGCCCAGGCGTGCGAGAAAATGTTTTATTGCGCCGGCAAAGTGGTGGTGATGGGGATGGGCAAATCCGGCCATATCGGCAGAAAAATGGCGGCAACATTCGCCAGCACAGGCACCCCTTCCTTTTTTGTCCATCCCGGCGAGGCGGCTCACGGCGATCTGGGTATGGTCAGCCCGCAGGATGTAGTGATCGCCCTGTCGAATTCTGGCGAATCAAACGAAATACTGGCGCTGATCCCGGTACTGAAACGGCTAAAAGTTTCGCTGATCTGTATGACCAGCCGCCCGGAAAGCAGCATGGCGCGTGCGGCGGATATTCATCTCTGCGTGAAGGTACCTAAAGAAGCCTGCCCGCTGGGCCTGGCGCCGACGTCCAGCACCACAGCAGCGCTGGTCATGGGCGATGCGCTGGCGGTTGCACTGTTGAAAGCACGTGGGTTTACCGCAGAGGATTTTGCCCTTTCTCACCCTGGCGGCGCGCTGGGACGCAAGCTGTTGTTGCGGGTAAACGATATTATGCACACCGGCGATGAGATCCCGCATGTCAGCAAGGCCGCCAGTTTGCGCGATGCGCTGCTGGAGATCACACGCAAAAATCTAGGTATGACGGTGATCTGCGACGATCTGATGAAGATCGAAGGTATCTTTACCGACGGCGACTTACGTCGCGTGTTTGATATGGGCGGAGATGTACGCAACATGGGTATTGCCGACGTGATGACACCAGGCGGCATTCGCGTACGGCCTAATACGCTGGCGGTCGATGCGCTGAACCTGATGCAGTCGCGCCACATCACCTCGGTGATGGTTGCCGATGGCGACCAATTGCTGGGTGTGTTACATATGCATGATTTGCTGCGCGCTGGCGTAGTGTAA
- a CDS encoding calcium/sodium antiporter, producing the protein MLLATALLIIGLLLVVYSADRLVFAASILCRALGVPPLIIGMTVVSIGTSLPEIITSVAASFHGQIDLAIGTAIGSNITNILLILGVAALLHPFTVHSDILRRELPLTLLASLLAGAVLYDGQLTRVDGIILLLLAVLWLVFIVKIARHAERQGNDSLTREQLAELPRDGTLSVACLWLGVALIIMPMATRMVVDNATVVANYFAISELTIGLTVIAIGTGLPELATAIAGARKGEDDIAIGNIIGSNIFNIAIVLGLPALIAPGAFNPMAFTRDYGVMLLVSAIFALTCWKRKQISKGVGALLFSGFIVWLAMLYWLSPLLTG; encoded by the coding sequence ATGCTTTTAGCCACGGCGCTATTGATAATTGGTTTACTCCTGGTGGTCTACAGTGCCGATCGTCTGGTGTTCGCAGCTTCGATACTTTGCCGGGCATTAGGCGTACCGCCCTTAATTATCGGGATGACCGTTGTCAGTATCGGCACATCATTACCAGAAATTATTACTTCGGTTGCAGCCTCCTTTCATGGCCAGATTGACCTGGCTATCGGCACCGCCATCGGCTCCAACATAACCAATATCTTATTGATTCTTGGCGTCGCGGCGCTGCTGCACCCTTTTACCGTGCATTCCGATATTCTGCGTCGAGAATTACCGCTAACCTTGTTAGCCAGCTTGCTGGCTGGCGCTGTGCTTTACGATGGCCAGCTAACGCGCGTAGATGGCATTATTTTACTGTTATTAGCCGTGCTATGGCTGGTGTTCATTGTTAAAATTGCCCGCCATGCCGAGCGTCAGGGCAATGATAGCCTGACACGCGAGCAACTGGCTGAATTGCCACGCGATGGCACGCTCTCTGTAGCCTGCCTGTGGCTGGGCGTCGCGCTGATTATTATGCCGATGGCAACGCGCATGGTGGTGGATAACGCCACCGTGGTGGCGAACTATTTTGCGATCAGCGAACTCACCATTGGTCTGACGGTTATTGCCATCGGCACCGGGCTTCCGGAACTGGCAACAGCCATTGCGGGAGCGCGCAAGGGGGAAGACGATATTGCGATAGGCAATATCATTGGCTCCAACATTTTTAATATTGCTATCGTGCTTGGCTTGCCCGCGCTGATTGCGCCGGGCGCGTTTAATCCGATGGCTTTTACGCGTGATTATGGCGTGATGCTATTGGTCAGCGCCATTTTTGCCCTTACCTGCTGGAAACGTAAGCAGATCAGTAAGGGCGTGGGCGCGCTGCTGTTTAGCGGGTTTATCGTATGGCTGGCGATGCTGTACTGGCTGTCGCCGCTTTTGACTGGATAA
- the mlaF gene encoding phospholipid ABC transporter ATP-binding protein MlaF, which translates to MSQTVANLVDVRGVSFSRGNRSIFDNISLTVPRGKITAIMGPSGIGKTTLLRLIGGQIPPDKGEILFDGENVPAMSRSRLFTVRKRMSMLFQSGALFTDMNVFDNVAYPLREHTHLPAPLLHSTVMMKLEAVGLRGAAWLMPSELSGGMARRAALARAIALEPDLIMFDEPFVGQDPITMGVLVKLISELNSALGVTCIVVSHDVPEVLSIADYAYIVADRKIIAHGSAQGLQENSDPRVRQFLDGIADGPVPFRYPAGDYQLDLLDSGS; encoded by the coding sequence ATGAGCCAGACTGTGGCGAATCTGGTCGATGTCCGTGGCGTCAGTTTTTCCCGCGGTAATCGATCCATCTTCGACAATATTTCACTGACGGTACCACGCGGTAAGATCACCGCGATCATGGGGCCGTCGGGGATCGGCAAAACAACGCTGCTGCGCCTGATTGGTGGCCAGATCCCGCCAGATAAAGGCGAGATATTGTTTGATGGCGAGAACGTGCCGGCAATGAGCCGTTCGCGTCTTTTTACCGTACGTAAACGAATGAGCATGCTATTCCAGTCGGGCGCCCTGTTCACCGATATGAACGTTTTTGACAACGTTGCTTATCCCTTGCGTGAGCATACACATTTGCCCGCGCCGCTGCTGCACAGCACGGTGATGATGAAGCTGGAAGCTGTCGGTTTGCGCGGCGCGGCATGGCTGATGCCGTCGGAGCTCTCCGGTGGCATGGCGCGACGTGCTGCGCTGGCGCGCGCTATCGCGCTGGAGCCGGATCTGATCATGTTTGATGAGCCGTTTGTTGGTCAGGATCCGATCACTATGGGCGTGCTGGTAAAATTAATTTCTGAACTCAATAGCGCACTGGGCGTCACATGCATCGTGGTTTCCCATGATGTGCCGGAAGTGCTGAGCATTGCTGATTATGCCTACATTGTGGCTGACCGTAAGATCATTGCCCACGGCAGTGCGCAGGGGTTACAGGAAAATAGCGATCCTCGCGTGCGTCAGTTCCTTGATGGCATTGCTGATGGCCCGGTGCCGTTCCGCTATCCGGCTGGAGATTACCAGCTCGATTTACTCGATTCAGGGAGTTAA
- the mlaE gene encoding lipid asymmetry maintenance ABC transporter permease subunit MlaE, protein MLLNALAALGHRGIKTIATFGRAGLMLFNAVVGKPEFRKHAPLLVRQLYNVGVLSMLIIIVSGVFIGMVLGLQGYLVLTTYSAETSLGMLVALSLLRELGPVVAALLFAGRAGSALTAEIGLMRATEQISSLEMMAVDPLRRVISPRFWAGVISLPLLTIIFVAVGIWGGSLVGVNWKGIDSGFFWTAMQNAVELRLDMVNCLIKSVVFAITVTWIALFNGYDAIPTSAGISRATTRTVVHSSLAVLGLDFVLTALMFGN, encoded by the coding sequence ATGCTGTTAAATGCACTGGCGGCGCTAGGACATCGCGGTATCAAAACGATCGCCACATTTGGGCGTGCCGGTTTGATGTTGTTCAACGCGGTGGTTGGTAAGCCAGAATTCCGTAAGCATGCGCCGTTGCTGGTTCGCCAGCTCTATAACGTTGGCGTGCTATCCATGCTCATCATTATTGTCTCCGGCGTGTTTATTGGTATGGTGCTCGGCCTGCAAGGTTATCTGGTGCTGACGACTTACAGCGCAGAAACGAGCCTTGGCATGCTGGTGGCGCTGTCGCTGCTGCGTGAACTGGGGCCGGTGGTTGCTGCTCTGCTGTTTGCCGGTCGCGCGGGTTCTGCGTTGACGGCCGAGATTGGCCTGATGCGTGCTACTGAGCAGATCTCCAGCCTGGAGATGATGGCGGTTGATCCGTTACGTCGCGTGATTTCTCCTCGTTTTTGGGCTGGTGTTATCTCGCTGCCGCTGCTGACGATTATTTTTGTCGCGGTCGGGATTTGGGGCGGTTCACTGGTCGGGGTTAACTGGAAAGGTATTGATAGCGGCTTTTTCTGGACGGCGATGCAAAACGCCGTTGAACTGCGCCTGGACATGGTTAACTGCCTGATAAAAAGCGTGGTCTTTGCTATTACCGTAACCTGGATTGCGTTGTTTAACGGTTACGATGCGATCCCGACTTCTGCCGGGATCAGCCGTGCGACAACGCGCACTGTTGTGCACTCCTCGCTGGCCGTACTCGGTCTTGATTTTGTGCTCACCGCATTGATGTTTGGGAATTGA
- the mlaD gene encoding outer membrane lipid asymmetry maintenance protein MlaD: MQTKKSEIWVGVFLVLALLAALFICLKAADVTSMRTEPTYRVYATFDNIGGLKARSPVRIGGVVIGRVADISLDPKTYLPRVALDIEDRYNQIPDTSSLAIRTSGLLGEQYLALNVGFDDPEMGTSMLKDGSTIQDTKSAIVLEDLIGQFLYNSKGGDNKNSGDAAAHGEGNTQAAPSAGQTN; this comes from the coding sequence ATGCAAACGAAAAAAAGTGAAATCTGGGTAGGTGTTTTTCTGGTGCTGGCGCTGCTGGCTGCACTCTTCATCTGCCTGAAGGCGGCTGATGTCACGTCAATGCGTACTGAACCGACCTACCGCGTTTACGCGACATTCGACAATATCGGCGGACTGAAAGCGCGTTCGCCGGTCCGCATTGGCGGGGTAGTGATTGGTCGCGTTGCTGATATCTCCCTCGATCCTAAAACCTACCTGCCGCGCGTGGCGCTGGATATTGAAGATCGCTACAACCAGATCCCGGATACCAGTTCGCTGGCTATACGCACGTCGGGTTTGCTGGGGGAACAGTATCTGGCGCTGAATGTCGGGTTTGACGATCCAGAAATGGGAACGTCGATGCTTAAAGATGGCAGCACAATTCAGGACACCAAGTCCGCGATAGTGCTTGAGGATCTCATCGGACAATTCCTTTACAACAGTAAAGGCGGTGACAATAAGAATTCAGGCGATGCGGCAGCGCATGGCGAAGGGAATACTCAAGCCGCACCGTCTGCTGGTCAGACGAATTAA
- the mlaC gene encoding phospholipid-binding protein MlaC, producing the protein MFKRLLMVALLVVAPLSAAVAADQSNPYAAMKDAAQKTFDRLKNEQPQIRANPDYLRNVVDQELLPYVQVKYAGALVLGRYYKEATPAQRDAYFAAFREYLKQAYGQALAMYHGQTYQIAPEQPLGDATIVPIRVTIIDPNGRPPVRLDFQWRKNTQTGNWQAYDMIAEGVSMITTKQNEWSDLLRTKGIDGLTAELQSISRQKITLDEKKQ; encoded by the coding sequence ATGTTTAAACGCTTATTAATGGTTGCCCTGTTGGTAGTGGCGCCGCTGAGTGCGGCAGTCGCTGCCGATCAAAGCAACCCGTATGCTGCAATGAAAGATGCGGCGCAGAAAACGTTCGATCGCCTCAAAAATGAGCAACCGCAGATCCGCGCTAACCCGGACTATCTGCGTAATGTCGTCGATCAGGAACTGCTGCCGTATGTCCAGGTGAAATATGCTGGTGCGCTGGTGCTGGGTCGTTACTATAAAGAAGCTACGCCAGCGCAGCGCGACGCGTATTTCGCTGCTTTCCGTGAATATCTGAAACAGGCTTACGGCCAGGCGCTGGCGATGTATCACGGCCAGACTTATCAGATTGCGCCGGAACAGCCGCTGGGCGATGCCACGATTGTGCCGATCCGCGTAACCATTATCGATCCGAACGGCCGTCCGCCGGTACGACTGGATTTCCAGTGGCGTAAAAACACGCAGACCGGAAACTGGCAGGCCTACGATATGATTGCCGAAGGGGTCAGCATGATCACCACAAAACAGAATGAGTGGAGCGATCTGTTGCGTACGAAAGGTATCGATGGCCTGACTGCGGAATTGCAGTCTATTTCCCGTCAGAAAATTACCCTGGATGAGAAGAAGCAATGA
- the mlaB gene encoding lipid asymmetry maintenance protein MlaB, producing the protein MTPQLSWSREGESLTLQGELDQDVLNPLYNARVEAMEGVTCIDLQGVTRVDTAGIALLIHLIAEGKKQGAVISLAGMSDSVATLAALYNLPEDVLPR; encoded by the coding sequence ATGACGCCGCAGCTCAGCTGGTCGCGCGAGGGTGAAAGCCTGACACTGCAGGGGGAACTGGACCAGGACGTTCTCAACCCGCTGTATAATGCACGCGTCGAGGCAATGGAAGGCGTAACGTGTATCGATTTACAGGGCGTGACTCGTGTTGATACGGCTGGTATCGCTTTATTGATTCATCTTATCGCTGAGGGAAAAAAGCAGGGGGCCGTTATTTCGCTGGCTGGCATGAGTGATAGTGTCGCCACGCTTGCGGCTCTGTATAACCTGCCCGAGGATGTACTCCCTCGCTAA
- the ibaG gene encoding BolA family iron metabolism protein IbaG — protein sequence MENHEIQTVLMNALSLQEAHVTGDGSHFQVVAVGEIFDGMSRVKKQQTIYGPLMEYIADNRIHALSIKAYTPQEWARDRKLNGF from the coding sequence ATGGAAAATCATGAAATTCAGACAGTGCTTATGAATGCACTCTCTCTCCAGGAAGCCCACGTCACTGGCGATGGCAGCCACTTTCAGGTTGTCGCTGTGGGTGAGATTTTTGACGGCATGAGCCGGGTCAAGAAACAACAAACCATCTATGGCCCGCTGATGGAATACATCGCGGATAACCGTATTCATGCCCTGTCGATCAAAGCGTATACGCCGCAAGAGTGGGCTCGCGATCGTAAATTAAACGGTTTTTGA